In Musa acuminata AAA Group cultivar baxijiao chromosome BXJ3-9, Cavendish_Baxijiao_AAA, whole genome shotgun sequence, a single genomic region encodes these proteins:
- the LOC103998271 gene encoding sex determination protein tasselseed-2 encodes MPAAEVMTEKSHQGMHVLPWEAGTLLHKRLEGKVAIVTGGARGIGEATVRVFARHGAKVVIADMEDVAGESLAALLGPSVSFMHCDVREEADVEQLVSSTVARHGRLDVLCNNAGVLGRQTRRSKSIAALDADEFDGVMRVNVRGTALGMKHAARAMLPRHAGCIISVASVAGVMGGLGPHAYTASKHAIVGLTKNAACELGAHGIRVNCISPFGVATQMLVNAWRDEDDGEDGIEFVPPPTEEEVEKTEELVRGLANLKGATLTARDIAEAALYLASDESRYVSGHNLVVDGGVTTSRNLIGL; translated from the exons ATGCCTGCTGCTGAAGTGATGACTGAGAAATCCCATCAAGGGATGCATGTTCTTCCTTGGGAAGCTGGTACTCTTTTGCACAAAAg GCTCGAAGGGAAGGTGGCGATCGTGACAGGCGGCGCCAGGGGCATCGGAGAAGCCACCGTGAGGGTCTTCGCGCGACACGGGGCGAAGGTCGTGATCGCCGACATGGAGGACGTGGCGGGCGAGTCGCTGGCCGCGTTGCTCGGCCCCTCGGTGAGCTTCATGCACTGCGACGTGAGGGAGGAGGCCGACGTCGAGCAGCTGGTGAGCAGCACGGTCGCCCGGCACGGCCGCCTCGACGTGCTGTGCAACAACGCAGGGGTGCTGGGCCGGCAGACGCGGCGGAGCAAAAGCATCGCGGCGCTGGACGCGGACGAGTTCGACGGCGTGATGCGCGTCAACGTCCGGGGGACGGCGCTGGGAATGAAGCACGCGGCGCGCGCCATGTTGCCCCGCCACGCCGGCTGCATCATCTCCGTGGCCAGCGTGGCCGGAGTCATGGGAGGCCTCGGCCCCCACGCCTACACCGCCTCCAAGCACGCCATCGTCGGGCTCACCAAGAACGCCGCCTGCGAGCTGGGCGCGCACGGCATCCGGGTCAACTGCATCTCGCCCTTCGGCGTCGCCACGCAGATGTTGGTGAACGCCTGGAGGGACGAGGACGACGGCGAGGACGGCATCGAGTTCGTGCCACCGCcgacggaggaggaggtggagaagacGGAGGAGCTGGTGAGGGGGCTGGCCAATCTCAAGGGTGCAACCTTGACGGCCAGGGACATAGCCGAGGCAGCCTTGTACCTCGCCAGTGATGAGTCTAGATATGTGAGCGGCCACAACCTCGTGGTGGATGGAGGAGTCACCACCTCAAGAAATCTCATTGGGTTGTAG